A single genomic interval of Lathyrus oleraceus cultivar Zhongwan6 chromosome 7, CAAS_Psat_ZW6_1.0, whole genome shotgun sequence harbors:
- the LOC127102832 gene encoding secreted RxLR effector protein 161-like codes for MEECKAVSTPMNQKEKLSKEDGVDKVDEGYYRSLIGCLMYLTATRPDILFAVSLLSRFMHCASEMHLKAARRVLRYIKGTVDYGVKFESCQNFKLCGFYDSDWTGSIDYMKSTSRYCFSLGSGVFSWCTKK; via the coding sequence atggAGGAGTGCAAAGCGGTTAGCACACCAATGAACCAAAAGGAGAAGCTGAGCAAGGAAGATGGTGTTGACAAAGTTGATGAAGGCTATTACAGGAGCTTGATTGGATGTTTAATGTATCTCACTGCAACAAGGCCGGACATTCTGTTTGCTGTAAGTCTTCTCTCTCGATTTATGCATTGTGCTAGTGAAATGCATTTAAAGgcagcaagaagggtattgagATATATTAAAGGTACTGTTGATTATGGTGTCAAGTTTGAGAGCTGTCAAAATTTCAAGTTATGTGGATTCTATGATAGTGACTGGACTGGATCCATTGATTACATGAAAAGCACTTCAAGATATTGTTTCAGTCTAGGCTCAGGAGTTTTTTCATGGTGCACAAAGAAGTAG
- the LOC127106149 gene encoding protein POLLEN DEFECTIVE IN GUIDANCE 1 isoform X1, with protein MPSSKPLRQRSVNSGGSFGDSAVTAVDGGCEKEGSSVGAVTSETVEPLELKRLLTEESILTVKKSPVAYFLEKVGNGNSLWNTTTLGDEKGKERVYDTIFRLPWRCELLIDVGFFVCFNSFLSLLTVMPTRVVMIFWKLLKTRKFKRLSTVELSDFGCFVIMACGITVLQQIDISLIYHIIRGQATIKLYVIYNVLEVFDKLCQTFNGDVLQMLFHSADGLARCPPEMRSMRFCIWRFISDQILAVITTIVHSFILLAQAITLSACIVAHYNALPALLVSNNFSEIKSYVFKGFNKDNIHSMVYFDSIERFHISTFILFVLAQNILEAEGPWFQSFFINMLSVYLCEVAIDIIKHSFIAKFNNITPIAYSEFLEALCKQTLHMQTEDVKKNLKFVPLAPACVVIRVIAPVYAANLPYSPLSWKLFWIMLFSATTYILLTSLKSLIGLLLKKHATWYVNRCQRRKHHLHVD; from the exons ATGCCTAGCTCTAAACCGTTAAGACAGAGAAGCGTGAACAGTGGCGGTAGTTTTGGGGATTCGGCGGTTACAGCCGTTGATGGTGGTTGCGAGAAGGAAGGTAGCTCTGTTGGTGCTGTAACATCAGAGACGGTGGAGCCGTTGGAATTGAAGCGCCTCTTGACGGAGGAATCGATTT TGACAGTGAAGAAATCACCTGTAGCATACTTCTTGGAGAAAGTTGGCAATGGAAATTCTTTATGGAACACAACAACTCTTGGGgatgaaaaaggaaaagaacgGGTTTATGACACTATCTTCCGCTTGCCATGGAGATGTGAATTG CTTATAGATGTTGGCTTCTTTGTCTGCTTCAATTCCTTTTTATCATTGTTAACTGTGATGCCAACAAGGGTGGTAATGATCTTTTGGAAGCTTCTGAAAACCAG GAAGTTCAAGAGGCTGTCTACAGTTGAATTGTCGGATTTTGGCTGTTTTGTTATTATGGCTTGTGGAATCACTGTTTTGCAGCAAATAG aTATCAGCTTAATATATCATATAATCCGTGGTCAAGCAACAATCAAATTGTATGTGATCTACAATGTTTTAGAG GTATTTGATAAATTATGTCAAACTTTTAATGGGGATGTGTTGCAAATGTTATTTCATTCAGCAGATGGACTTGCAAGATGTCCCCCTGAAATGCGAAGTATGAGATTCTGCATTTGGAGATTTATTTCCGACCAAATTTTAGCGGTTATTACAACAA TTGTTCATTCTTTTATTTTACTAGCTCAGGCAATTACTTTATCAGCCTGCATTGTTGCTCACTACAATGCACTTCCAGCTTTGCTGGTGTCAAATAATTTTTCTGAGATCAAAAGCTATGTGTTTAAGGGATTCAATAAGGATAATATTCACAGTATGGTGTACTTTG ATTCAATTGAGAGATTCCACATCTCAACATTTATCTTATTCGTTTTGGCTCAAAATATTCTGGAGGCAGAAGGCCCCTGGTTTCAAAGCTTTTTCATT AATATGCTTTCGGTTTATCTATGTGAAGTAGCTATTGATATTATCAAACATTCATTCATTGCTAAATTCAATAACATCACTCCCATTGCATACTCCGAGTTccttgaagctttatgcaaacAG ACTCTACATATGCAAACTGAGGATGTAAAGAAAAACTTGAAATTTGTCCCTCTTGCTCCAGCGTGTGTG GTTATTCGAGTTATAGCCCCGGTATACGCTGCTAATCTTCCTTACAGTCCCCTTTCATGGAAGCTTTTTTGGATTATGCTATTTTCAGCAACAACCTATATTTTACTCACAAGCCTCAAGAGTCTAATTGGCTTGCTTCTAAAGAAACATGCCACTTGGTATGTTAATCGCTGTCAAAGGAGGAAGCATCATCTTCATGTAGACTAA
- the LOC127106149 gene encoding protein POLLEN DEFECTIVE IN GUIDANCE 1 isoform X3 gives MEILYGTQQLLGMKKEKNGFMTLSSACHGDVNWYLLIDVGFFVCFNSFLSLLTVMPTRVVMIFWKLLKTRKFKRLSTVELSDFGCFVIMACGITVLQQIDISLIYHIIRGQATIKLYVIYNVLEVFDKLCQTFNGDVLQMLFHSADGLARCPPEMRSMRFCIWRFISDQILAVITTIVHSFILLAQAITLSACIVAHYNALPALLVSNNFSEIKSYVFKGFNKDNIHSMVYFDSIERFHISTFILFVLAQNILEAEGPWFQSFFINMLSVYLCEVAIDIIKHSFIAKFNNITPIAYSEFLEALCKQTLHMQTEDVKKNLKFVPLAPACVVIRVIAPVYAANLPYSPLSWKLFWIMLFSATTYILLTSLKSLIGLLLKKHATWYVNRCQRRKHHLHVD, from the exons ATGGAAATTCTTTATGGAACACAACAACTCTTGGGgatgaaaaaggaaaagaacgGGTTTATGACACTATCTTCCGCTTGCCATGGAGATGTGAATTGGTATTTG CTTATAGATGTTGGCTTCTTTGTCTGCTTCAATTCCTTTTTATCATTGTTAACTGTGATGCCAACAAGGGTGGTAATGATCTTTTGGAAGCTTCTGAAAACCAG GAAGTTCAAGAGGCTGTCTACAGTTGAATTGTCGGATTTTGGCTGTTTTGTTATTATGGCTTGTGGAATCACTGTTTTGCAGCAAATAG aTATCAGCTTAATATATCATATAATCCGTGGTCAAGCAACAATCAAATTGTATGTGATCTACAATGTTTTAGAG GTATTTGATAAATTATGTCAAACTTTTAATGGGGATGTGTTGCAAATGTTATTTCATTCAGCAGATGGACTTGCAAGATGTCCCCCTGAAATGCGAAGTATGAGATTCTGCATTTGGAGATTTATTTCCGACCAAATTTTAGCGGTTATTACAACAA TTGTTCATTCTTTTATTTTACTAGCTCAGGCAATTACTTTATCAGCCTGCATTGTTGCTCACTACAATGCACTTCCAGCTTTGCTGGTGTCAAATAATTTTTCTGAGATCAAAAGCTATGTGTTTAAGGGATTCAATAAGGATAATATTCACAGTATGGTGTACTTTG ATTCAATTGAGAGATTCCACATCTCAACATTTATCTTATTCGTTTTGGCTCAAAATATTCTGGAGGCAGAAGGCCCCTGGTTTCAAAGCTTTTTCATT AATATGCTTTCGGTTTATCTATGTGAAGTAGCTATTGATATTATCAAACATTCATTCATTGCTAAATTCAATAACATCACTCCCATTGCATACTCCGAGTTccttgaagctttatgcaaacAG ACTCTACATATGCAAACTGAGGATGTAAAGAAAAACTTGAAATTTGTCCCTCTTGCTCCAGCGTGTGTG GTTATTCGAGTTATAGCCCCGGTATACGCTGCTAATCTTCCTTACAGTCCCCTTTCATGGAAGCTTTTTTGGATTATGCTATTTTCAGCAACAACCTATATTTTACTCACAAGCCTCAAGAGTCTAATTGGCTTGCTTCTAAAGAAACATGCCACTTGGTATGTTAATCGCTGTCAAAGGAGGAAGCATCATCTTCATGTAGACTAA
- the LOC127106149 gene encoding protein POLLEN DEFECTIVE IN GUIDANCE 1 isoform X2, whose translation MPSSKPLRQRSVNSGGSFGDSAVTAVDGGCEKEGSSVGAVTSETVEPLELKRLLTEESILTVKKSPVAYFLEKVGNGNSLWNTTTLGDEKGKERVYDTIFRLPWRCELLIDVGFFVCFNSFLSLLTVMPTRVVMIFWKLLKTRKFKRLSTVELSDFGCFVIMACGITVLQQIDISLIYHIIRGQATIKLYVIYNVLEVFDKLCQTFNGDVLQMLFHSADGLARCPPEMRSMRFCIWRFISDQILAVITTIVHSFILLAQAITLSACIVAHYNALPALLVSNNFSEIKSYVFKGFNKDNIHSMVYFDSIERFHISTFILFVLAQNILEAEGPWFQSFFINMLSVYLCEVAIDIIKHSFIAKFNNITPIAYSEFLEALCKQTLHMQTEDVKKNLKFVPLAPACVVRLKLF comes from the exons ATGCCTAGCTCTAAACCGTTAAGACAGAGAAGCGTGAACAGTGGCGGTAGTTTTGGGGATTCGGCGGTTACAGCCGTTGATGGTGGTTGCGAGAAGGAAGGTAGCTCTGTTGGTGCTGTAACATCAGAGACGGTGGAGCCGTTGGAATTGAAGCGCCTCTTGACGGAGGAATCGATTT TGACAGTGAAGAAATCACCTGTAGCATACTTCTTGGAGAAAGTTGGCAATGGAAATTCTTTATGGAACACAACAACTCTTGGGgatgaaaaaggaaaagaacgGGTTTATGACACTATCTTCCGCTTGCCATGGAGATGTGAATTG CTTATAGATGTTGGCTTCTTTGTCTGCTTCAATTCCTTTTTATCATTGTTAACTGTGATGCCAACAAGGGTGGTAATGATCTTTTGGAAGCTTCTGAAAACCAG GAAGTTCAAGAGGCTGTCTACAGTTGAATTGTCGGATTTTGGCTGTTTTGTTATTATGGCTTGTGGAATCACTGTTTTGCAGCAAATAG aTATCAGCTTAATATATCATATAATCCGTGGTCAAGCAACAATCAAATTGTATGTGATCTACAATGTTTTAGAG GTATTTGATAAATTATGTCAAACTTTTAATGGGGATGTGTTGCAAATGTTATTTCATTCAGCAGATGGACTTGCAAGATGTCCCCCTGAAATGCGAAGTATGAGATTCTGCATTTGGAGATTTATTTCCGACCAAATTTTAGCGGTTATTACAACAA TTGTTCATTCTTTTATTTTACTAGCTCAGGCAATTACTTTATCAGCCTGCATTGTTGCTCACTACAATGCACTTCCAGCTTTGCTGGTGTCAAATAATTTTTCTGAGATCAAAAGCTATGTGTTTAAGGGATTCAATAAGGATAATATTCACAGTATGGTGTACTTTG ATTCAATTGAGAGATTCCACATCTCAACATTTATCTTATTCGTTTTGGCTCAAAATATTCTGGAGGCAGAAGGCCCCTGGTTTCAAAGCTTTTTCATT AATATGCTTTCGGTTTATCTATGTGAAGTAGCTATTGATATTATCAAACATTCATTCATTGCTAAATTCAATAACATCACTCCCATTGCATACTCCGAGTTccttgaagctttatgcaaacAG ACTCTACATATGCAAACTGAGGATGTAAAGAAAAACTTGAAATTTGTCCCTCTTGCTCCAGCGTGTGTGGTGAGACTGAAATTATTTTAG